The following are from one region of the Leucobacter sp. Psy1 genome:
- a CDS encoding HtaA domain-containing protein, with protein sequence MISRPVSRIGGALLGASFAVALAAVPTAASAVPHVAQEAAAGCEVSGGTLSWGLKESFRSYISGTIANGSWETSSGAGYETPNFQWGDASGSIEPETGTGAVSFTGTVHFTGHDGVLDLTLANPTIEFEGDGKAALLLDAKSTDMEGEVAVDEEQEWVGDLTVQSQVVPSDDALELADMPAELTNSGAGAFVGFYEAGAELDPVSVSLEFSGCDAATVSAPTEPAAGQDDAGQDDTETQAVVAPAPAIPWLPIGIGGVALLVIGFTVGMLVGGRKPKPQPQSQPRQTPAPEGEER encoded by the coding sequence GTGATCTCACGCCCCGTATCCCGCATCGGTGGAGCGCTGCTCGGCGCATCATTCGCCGTGGCGCTCGCCGCCGTGCCCACCGCGGCATCCGCGGTCCCGCACGTCGCTCAGGAGGCAGCTGCGGGGTGCGAAGTCAGTGGCGGGACCCTTTCATGGGGACTGAAGGAGAGCTTCCGCTCCTACATCAGCGGGACGATCGCCAACGGCTCGTGGGAGACCTCGAGCGGGGCCGGCTACGAGACCCCGAACTTCCAGTGGGGCGACGCGTCCGGGTCCATCGAGCCTGAGACCGGTACCGGTGCCGTCAGCTTCACGGGGACGGTGCACTTCACCGGACATGACGGGGTGCTCGACCTCACGCTCGCGAACCCGACGATCGAGTTCGAGGGCGACGGCAAGGCGGCGCTCCTGCTCGACGCGAAGAGCACCGACATGGAGGGCGAGGTCGCCGTCGATGAGGAGCAGGAGTGGGTCGGAGACCTGACCGTGCAGAGCCAGGTCGTTCCGAGTGACGACGCGCTCGAACTCGCCGACATGCCCGCCGAACTGACGAACTCCGGCGCTGGAGCGTTCGTCGGCTTCTACGAGGCCGGGGCCGAACTCGATCCGGTGTCCGTGAGCCTCGAGTTCTCCGGGTGCGATGCGGCTACGGTGTCCGCTCCGACCGAACCGGCCGCGGGCCAGGACGACGCCGGACAGGACGACACCGAGACGCAGGCTGTCGTTGCGCCCGCCCCAGCGATCCCCTGGCTGCCGATCGGCATCGGCGGCGTTGCGCTGCTCGTCATCGGCTTCACCGTCGGCATGCTGGTCGGCGGTCGGAAGCCGAAGCCGCAGCCGCAGTCGCAGCCGCGGCAGACTCCCGCGCCGGAGGGAGAGGAGCGATGA
- a CDS encoding hemin ABC transporter substrate-binding protein, which translates to MTMRSRSRTLGRLRGRHRAAAGVAGALAAALVLVGCSGSPQGTPNTAGGSQQPLSALDVLDDPRSYEGPSTAVLPDSAIEPISDSPEQQLPSTVTSQVQGGGEEQVTVESTDRVVALDLAGSIAASAWALGFGETLVGKDQSTTFPGTEDIDTVTSGGHTVNAEAVIGLKPDVVITDGTIGPRDVIEQLRDVGITVVFVENDPSFEGAESLVQQVAAVYGAEAAGAQLAERIGDEVDAKIAEIAEMVPAAEGDRVRILFLYLRGNAGVYYMFGSESGADQLIQALGGVDVAGELGWTGMKPMTDEALVSANPDLILTMTGGIESVGGVDGLVQEKPAIAVTAAGEHRRVVDMDDGAVLSFGPRSAEVIDALARAIYAPASGSEAP; encoded by the coding sequence ATGACCATGCGTTCGCGATCGCGCACGCTCGGCCGCCTCCGGGGCCGGCACCGCGCCGCGGCAGGGGTCGCCGGCGCGCTCGCCGCCGCGCTCGTACTCGTCGGCTGCTCGGGGAGTCCGCAGGGAACGCCGAATACTGCAGGCGGGTCGCAGCAGCCGCTCAGCGCACTGGACGTGCTCGACGATCCTCGCAGTTACGAAGGGCCTTCGACCGCGGTGCTGCCTGACTCGGCGATCGAGCCGATCTCCGACAGCCCTGAGCAGCAGCTGCCATCGACCGTGACCTCCCAGGTCCAGGGCGGCGGCGAAGAGCAGGTCACGGTGGAATCCACCGACCGCGTGGTCGCGCTCGATCTCGCGGGCTCGATCGCCGCGAGCGCGTGGGCTCTCGGGTTCGGGGAGACGCTCGTCGGGAAGGACCAGTCGACGACCTTCCCTGGCACCGAAGACATCGATACCGTGACCTCCGGCGGGCACACCGTGAACGCCGAAGCCGTGATCGGCTTGAAACCGGACGTCGTGATCACGGACGGAACGATCGGACCGCGCGATGTGATCGAGCAGCTCAGGGACGTCGGGATCACCGTAGTGTTCGTCGAGAACGATCCATCCTTTGAGGGCGCCGAAAGCCTGGTGCAGCAGGTGGCGGCCGTCTACGGAGCCGAGGCTGCCGGCGCGCAGCTCGCCGAGCGGATCGGCGACGAGGTGGATGCAAAAATCGCGGAGATCGCCGAGATGGTGCCGGCTGCGGAAGGGGACCGGGTGCGGATCCTGTTCCTCTACCTCAGGGGGAACGCCGGGGTGTACTACATGTTCGGATCGGAATCCGGCGCGGATCAGCTGATCCAGGCACTCGGAGGCGTGGATGTCGCAGGCGAACTCGGCTGGACGGGAATGAAGCCGATGACCGACGAGGCACTCGTCTCGGCGAATCCCGACCTGATCCTGACCATGACCGGTGGAATCGAATCGGTCGGAGGGGTGGACGGGCTGGTGCAGGAGAAACCGGCGATCGCGGTCACCGCTGCGGGTGAGCACCGTCGCGTGGTCGACATGGACGACGGCGCGGTGCTGTCGTTCGGGCCCCGCTCGGCCGAGGTGATCGACGCGCTGGCACGAGCGATCTACGCCCCGGCATCCGGATCCGAGGCCCCGTGA
- a CDS encoding FecCD family ABC transporter permease, with product MTDLAARAPQRPVKRSGRGAWVVVVTSVLLVVGVLLSAGLGQLPIGPAEVVGSILKAIGIDNAWAPHDRLIEQTLWQIRFPRVMMSLLVGAALAVAGGVMQAIFGNPLAEPGVVGVSSGAALGAAGAITFGLSVFGGWTIAAFAFLGGLAATLVVYATARAQGRTEVVTLLLTGIAVNAFAGAGLALIMFAGDTASREQIVFWQLGSINGSRWNEVAIVAIVGVVAAAVSLKLAPQYDLLSLGDRTASHLGVKVERLRIWSVVLVALLTGVGVAFVGIIAFVGLVVPHLVRMILGPAHRWLLICSIIGGATLLVYADLLARTIVPSADLPIGMLTSLVGGPFFYWLIRRNRRRAGGWA from the coding sequence GTGACGGACCTCGCAGCGCGGGCCCCGCAGCGACCGGTGAAGCGCTCCGGGCGCGGCGCATGGGTCGTGGTCGTCACCTCGGTGCTGCTCGTCGTCGGCGTGCTGCTCTCGGCAGGACTGGGGCAACTGCCCATCGGTCCGGCGGAGGTCGTCGGGTCGATCCTGAAGGCGATCGGGATCGACAACGCCTGGGCCCCCCACGATCGCCTGATCGAGCAAACGCTGTGGCAGATCCGATTCCCGCGGGTGATGATGTCGCTGCTCGTCGGTGCCGCGCTCGCCGTCGCGGGCGGTGTGATGCAGGCCATCTTCGGCAATCCGCTCGCCGAGCCGGGTGTCGTCGGCGTCTCCTCGGGGGCGGCGCTCGGCGCGGCCGGCGCCATCACGTTCGGGCTCTCCGTCTTCGGCGGGTGGACGATCGCCGCGTTCGCGTTCCTCGGCGGTCTCGCCGCCACGCTCGTCGTCTACGCGACGGCGCGCGCCCAGGGACGCACGGAGGTCGTCACCCTCCTCCTCACGGGCATCGCCGTCAACGCCTTCGCCGGGGCCGGGCTCGCGCTGATCATGTTCGCGGGGGACACCGCGAGTCGTGAGCAGATCGTGTTCTGGCAGCTCGGCTCCATCAACGGATCACGTTGGAACGAGGTCGCGATCGTCGCCATCGTCGGTGTTGTCGCCGCTGCCGTGTCGCTCAAGCTCGCACCGCAGTACGATCTGCTTTCACTCGGCGACCGCACGGCGTCGCACCTCGGGGTGAAAGTGGAGCGCCTGCGCATCTGGTCGGTCGTGCTCGTCGCGCTGCTCACCGGCGTCGGTGTCGCGTTCGTCGGCATCATCGCATTCGTCGGACTCGTGGTGCCGCACCTGGTGCGCATGATCCTCGGACCGGCGCACCGCTGGCTGCTCATCTGCTCGATCATCGGGGGCGCGACGCTGCTCGTCTACGCCGATCTGCTCGCGCGCACCATCGTCCCGTCGGCAGACCTGCCGATCGGAATGCTCACGTCGCTCGTCGGCGGGCCGTTCTTCTACTGGCTCATCCGCAGGAACCGTCGGCGCGCGGGAGGCTGGGCATGA
- a CDS encoding heme ABC transporter ATP-binding protein: MNGAAQQLISASYRAGRIRIVDAVSMDVRYGEVLALVGPNGAGKSTVLGLLSGDISPTEGTVALDGRPLHEWDAKELARVRAVLLQANQVAFSFTAQQVIEMGRAPWMGTERADDDAAAIADAVAVTDVAHLTDRMFPTLSGGEKARVSLARVLAQETRIVLLDEPTAALDLRHQEEVLRISRRLAAAGKAVIVVLHDLSLAAAYADEIAILADGALAARGTPEEVLTAERIETVYGTSVRVMPDPDTGRPVVIPRRAW; the protein is encoded by the coding sequence ATGAACGGGGCAGCGCAGCAGCTGATCTCGGCGAGCTATCGGGCGGGGCGGATCCGGATCGTCGACGCGGTCTCCATGGACGTACGGTACGGCGAGGTGCTCGCCCTCGTCGGCCCGAACGGCGCGGGCAAGTCGACGGTGCTCGGACTCCTCTCTGGCGATATCTCGCCGACCGAGGGCACGGTCGCGCTCGACGGTCGCCCGCTGCACGAGTGGGACGCCAAGGAGCTGGCCCGCGTGCGCGCCGTGCTGCTGCAGGCGAACCAGGTCGCCTTCTCCTTCACGGCGCAGCAGGTCATCGAGATGGGACGAGCGCCGTGGATGGGGACGGAACGGGCGGATGATGACGCCGCCGCCATCGCCGATGCCGTCGCGGTCACCGACGTCGCGCATCTCACGGACCGCATGTTCCCGACGCTCTCAGGCGGGGAGAAAGCCCGGGTATCGCTGGCGCGCGTCCTGGCGCAGGAGACCCGCATCGTGCTGCTCGACGAGCCGACGGCAGCGCTCGATCTGCGCCACCAGGAGGAGGTGCTGCGCATTTCCCGGCGCCTGGCGGCCGCGGGGAAGGCGGTGATCGTGGTGCTCCACGACCTGTCGCTCGCCGCCGCCTACGCCGACGAGATCGCGATCCTCGCCGACGGTGCGCTCGCGGCGCGCGGGACGCCGGAGGAAGTGCTCACGGCCGAGCGCATCGAGACGGTGTACGGCACCTCCGTCCGCGTGATGCCGGATCCGGACACCGGTCGCCCCGTCGTGATTCCGCGTCGAGCCTGGTGA
- a CDS encoding LytR C-terminal domain-containing protein, translating to MSQPPRDDTSRRDASQEYPEDRFDHPELRGRVGAHRVVARPRNTWRFVIAGVIGFALLTGLGIFTVERIGASLGLDERIGGSSDTAQVEPELDPEASVAVLNGTDTPYLAEGVGEVIGDGDLGVIVFAGNAAETDVAISGVFYEDEADIPAAEGLARELGGLSIYQSNGYASYGARLVVLLGTDYGGPGADEATKMEQESSENTIPGTESPDADAGVEADASADLSAEVDAGVDASGEVPAQ from the coding sequence GTGAGTCAACCACCCCGCGACGACACGTCCCGGCGCGACGCATCGCAGGAGTACCCTGAGGATCGCTTCGACCACCCCGAACTGCGTGGCCGTGTGGGCGCTCACCGCGTCGTCGCCCGCCCGCGGAACACCTGGCGGTTCGTCATCGCCGGAGTCATCGGGTTCGCGCTGCTCACCGGGCTCGGCATCTTCACGGTCGAGCGCATCGGTGCGAGCCTCGGCTTGGATGAGCGCATCGGCGGTTCCAGCGACACCGCTCAGGTCGAACCAGAGCTCGACCCTGAAGCCTCGGTCGCCGTGCTGAACGGCACCGATACCCCGTACCTCGCGGAGGGGGTCGGCGAGGTCATCGGAGACGGCGACCTCGGAGTCATCGTCTTCGCGGGCAACGCCGCGGAGACCGATGTCGCGATCTCCGGCGTGTTCTACGAGGACGAGGCCGACATTCCCGCTGCGGAGGGTCTCGCGCGCGAACTCGGCGGACTCTCGATCTACCAGAGCAATGGCTACGCATCGTACGGCGCCCGTCTCGTTGTGCTCCTCGGCACCGATTACGGCGGCCCTGGCGCCGATGAGGCCACCAAGATGGAGCAGGAGTCGAGCGAGAACACGATTCCGGGGACGGAGTCGCCCGACGCGGACGCCGGAGTCGAAGCGGACGCCTCCGCCGATCTCTCCGCCGAGGTCGACGCCGGTGTCGACGCCTCGGGCGAGGTGCCGGCGCAGTAG
- the groL gene encoding chaperonin GroEL (60 kDa chaperone family; promotes refolding of misfolded polypeptides especially under stressful conditions; forms two stacked rings of heptamers to form a barrel-shaped 14mer; ends can be capped by GroES; misfolded proteins enter the barrel where they are refolded when GroES binds) — protein sequence MAKIIAFDEEARRGLERGLNTLADAVRVTLGPRGRNVVLEKKWGAPTITNDGVSIAKEIELEDPYEKIGAELVKEVAKKTDDVAGDGTTTATVLAQALVREGLRNVAAGTDPIALKKGIEKAVAAVVEKLLENAKEIETTDQIAATASISAADEQIGALIAEAIDKVGKEGVVTVEESNTFGTELELTEGMRFDKGYLSAYFVTDADRQEVVFEDPYILTVNSKVSNIKDLLPIVDPVIQSGKQLLIIAEDVEGEALATLVLNKIRGIFKSAAVKAPGFGDRRKAMLQDIAILTGGQVISEEVGLKLENATLDMLGTARKVIITKDETTIVQGGGENDAIEGRVAQIRREIDNTDSDYDREKLQERLAKLAGGVAVIKAGAATEVELKERKHRIEDAVRNAKAAVDEGVLPGGGVALIQAGKDVFASLELKGDEAVGAKIVKTAIEAPLRQIAQNAGLEPGVVADRVANLEVGYGLNAATGEYGDLVAQGILDPAKVTRSALQNAASIAGLFLTTEAVVADKPEPAAAAPADPTGGMDF from the coding sequence ATGGCAAAGATCATTGCTTTTGATGAGGAAGCACGTCGCGGCCTTGAGCGGGGTCTGAACACCCTCGCCGATGCCGTCAGGGTGACCCTGGGGCCGCGTGGCCGCAACGTCGTGCTCGAGAAGAAGTGGGGCGCCCCCACGATCACGAACGACGGCGTCTCCATCGCCAAGGAGATCGAGCTCGAGGATCCGTACGAGAAGATCGGCGCCGAGCTCGTCAAGGAGGTCGCGAAGAAGACCGACGACGTCGCTGGTGACGGCACCACGACCGCGACCGTGCTCGCGCAGGCGCTCGTTCGCGAGGGTCTCCGCAACGTCGCTGCAGGCACCGACCCCATTGCGCTGAAGAAGGGCATCGAGAAGGCCGTCGCGGCCGTCGTCGAGAAGCTCCTCGAGAACGCGAAGGAGATCGAGACCACCGATCAGATCGCCGCGACCGCTTCGATCTCTGCCGCTGACGAGCAGATCGGTGCGCTCATCGCCGAGGCGATCGACAAGGTCGGCAAGGAGGGTGTGGTCACCGTCGAGGAGTCCAACACCTTCGGCACCGAGCTCGAGCTCACCGAGGGCATGCGCTTCGACAAGGGTTACCTGTCGGCGTACTTCGTCACCGACGCAGACCGCCAGGAGGTCGTGTTCGAGGATCCCTACATCCTCACGGTGAACAGCAAGGTCTCGAACATCAAGGACCTGCTGCCGATCGTCGACCCGGTGATCCAGTCGGGCAAGCAGCTCCTGATCATCGCTGAGGACGTCGAGGGCGAGGCGCTCGCAACGCTCGTGCTCAACAAGATCCGCGGCATCTTCAAGTCGGCCGCCGTCAAGGCTCCCGGCTTCGGCGACCGCCGCAAGGCCATGCTGCAGGACATCGCGATCCTCACGGGCGGCCAGGTCATCTCGGAAGAGGTCGGTCTCAAGCTCGAGAACGCCACGCTCGACATGCTCGGCACCGCGCGCAAGGTCATCATCACCAAGGACGAGACCACCATCGTCCAGGGCGGCGGCGAGAACGACGCGATCGAGGGCCGCGTGGCTCAGATCCGTCGCGAGATCGACAACACCGACAGCGACTACGACCGTGAGAAGCTGCAGGAGCGCCTCGCGAAGCTCGCGGGCGGCGTGGCCGTCATCAAGGCCGGTGCGGCGACCGAGGTCGAGCTGAAGGAGCGCAAGCACCGTATCGAGGACGCCGTGCGCAACGCGAAGGCAGCCGTCGACGAGGGTGTGCTCCCCGGTGGCGGTGTCGCGCTCATCCAGGCCGGCAAGGATGTCTTCGCATCGCTCGAGCTCAAGGGTGACGAGGCCGTCGGCGCGAAGATCGTGAAGACCGCGATCGAGGCTCCGCTGCGTCAGATCGCGCAGAACGCCGGCCTCGAGCCGGGCGTCGTCGCGGATCGCGTTGCGAACCTCGAGGTCGGCTACGGCCTGAACGCAGCGACCGGCGAGTACGGCGACCTGGTGGCCCAGGGCATCCTGGACCCGGCGAAGGTGACCCGCTCGGCGCTGCAGAACGCGGCATCGATCGCTGGCCTCTTCCTCACCACCGAGGCCGTCGTCGCGGACAAGCCGGAGCCCGCTGCTGCGGCACCGGCCGACCCGACGGGCGGCATGGACTTCTAA
- a CDS encoding GntR family transcriptional regulator, translating to MTSPADDAAAEPLGRSRAEETAAALRSLIADAALTPGMRLAEVELARTHGVSRNTLREAFRILSEQSLVVQIPHRGAFVATPSVMSIIDIYHLRRLIECGALRAALPKHPAVARMREAVETALAAREAGDWRTVGTANILFHSAIIELADSPRLTRFADALAAEVRLAFGLVDDPEYLHAPFIDQNARIVELLAAGRPDEAAEALEAYLHRAERILVTAYERASADRG from the coding sequence ATGACCTCGCCCGCCGACGACGCCGCGGCAGAACCCCTCGGACGATCACGAGCCGAAGAAACCGCGGCCGCACTCCGCTCCCTCATCGCAGACGCCGCACTCACGCCGGGAATGCGGCTGGCCGAAGTCGAACTCGCGCGCACGCACGGCGTCTCGCGCAACACGCTCCGGGAGGCCTTCCGCATCCTCAGCGAGCAGTCCCTCGTCGTCCAGATCCCCCACCGCGGAGCGTTCGTCGCCACGCCATCGGTGATGTCGATCATCGACATCTACCATCTGCGCCGCTTGATCGAGTGCGGCGCCCTGCGCGCGGCACTCCCGAAGCATCCCGCCGTCGCGCGCATGCGCGAGGCCGTCGAGACCGCGCTCGCCGCACGCGAAGCCGGAGACTGGCGCACCGTCGGCACCGCCAACATCCTCTTCCACTCCGCAATCATCGAGCTCGCCGACAGCCCGCGGCTCACCCGCTTCGCCGACGCGCTCGCGGCGGAGGTGCGATTGGCATTCGGTCTCGTCGACGACCCCGAGTATCTGCATGCCCCGTTCATCGATCAGAACGCGCGCATCGTCGAACTGCTCGCGGCCGGGCGCCCCGATGAGGCCGCCGAGGCGCTCGAAGCCTATCTGCACCGCGCCGAGCGGATCCTTGTCACGGCGTACGAACGGGCGAGCGCCGATCGCGGCTGA
- a CDS encoding NRAMP family divalent metal transporter yields the protein MSERNTAVPGPETVASGAVGFVRARRASLLGAIFMMATSAIGPGFITQTATFTATLGAAFAFGILVSIIIDFVVQANIWRIVTVSGRRAAELANAAVPFSGYVLAVLVIFGGLVFNIGNIAGAGLGLNALLGIDAKIGGAISAALAIVIFIVKRAGVVMDWVIVALGLVMIVLTVIVAIVANPPIGEALTQTVLPDVIDFAMITTIVGGTVGGYITYAGAHKLLDSGVAGVEHAEQVTRSAFTGIAVTGVMRYVLFLAFLGVTASGVTLDLAGNPAGDAFQAAAGEIGLRAFGLVLWAAGISSVIGAAFTSVSFTTVFSRRIDLRVRSWITVGFILVGLTVYLILGTTPVALLVFAGGFNGLILPIGFTIFMYIGWFRRDLLHGYRVPKWLLISGTIVTVLTWYMGVMSFSGIFAFLAA from the coding sequence ATGAGTGAACGGAACACCGCGGTTCCGGGCCCCGAGACCGTCGCGAGCGGGGCGGTCGGGTTCGTCAGAGCACGACGCGCGTCCCTCCTGGGTGCGATCTTCATGATGGCGACCTCGGCCATCGGGCCGGGGTTCATCACGCAGACGGCGACGTTCACGGCGACGCTCGGAGCAGCCTTCGCGTTCGGAATTCTCGTGTCGATCATCATCGATTTCGTCGTGCAGGCGAACATCTGGCGCATCGTCACGGTGAGCGGGCGCCGTGCGGCAGAACTGGCGAACGCGGCGGTGCCCTTCAGCGGCTACGTACTCGCCGTGCTCGTCATATTCGGCGGTCTCGTCTTCAACATCGGCAACATTGCTGGTGCCGGCCTCGGGTTGAACGCACTGCTGGGCATCGACGCGAAGATCGGCGGCGCCATCAGCGCGGCGCTGGCGATCGTGATCTTCATCGTCAAGCGAGCCGGCGTCGTGATGGATTGGGTCATCGTCGCGTTGGGACTCGTCATGATCGTCCTGACGGTGATCGTCGCCATCGTGGCGAACCCGCCGATCGGCGAGGCGCTGACGCAGACCGTCCTTCCCGATGTGATCGACTTCGCGATGATCACCACGATCGTCGGCGGAACCGTGGGCGGCTACATCACCTACGCGGGAGCGCACAAGCTGCTCGATTCCGGCGTCGCAGGGGTCGAGCACGCCGAGCAGGTGACCCGTTCCGCGTTCACCGGCATCGCGGTCACGGGCGTGATGCGGTACGTGCTGTTCCTCGCATTTCTCGGCGTCACCGCCAGCGGCGTGACACTCGACCTCGCGGGGAACCCCGCCGGGGATGCGTTCCAGGCCGCCGCCGGCGAGATCGGTCTCCGCGCGTTCGGCCTGGTGCTCTGGGCCGCCGGCATCTCGAGCGTCATCGGCGCCGCGTTCACCTCGGTGTCGTTCACCACCGTCTTCAGTCGACGCATCGATCTGAGAGTGCGGTCGTGGATCACGGTGGGCTTCATCCTCGTCGGTCTGACCGTGTACCTGATCCTCGGAACCACGCCCGTCGCGCTCCTCGTCTTCGCCGGTGGATTCAACGGCCTGATCCTGCCGATCGGCTTCACGATCTTCATGTACATCGGGTGGTTCCGCCGTGATCTGCTGCACGGATACCGGGTGCCGAAGTGGCTGCTGATCTCGGGAACCATCGTCACGGTGCTGACGTGGTACATGGGAGTCATGTCGTTCAGCGGTATCTTCGCCTTCTTGGCGGCGTGA
- a CDS encoding LamB/YcsF family protein, with the protein MSIDLNSDLGEHFGAWTLGDDAAMLEIVTSANVACGFHAGDPRSILETLRGAVERGVAVGAHVAYPDLVGFGRRPMDVSDAELEADVIYQIGALQALARVAGTEVSYVKPHGALYNTIARDERQAAAVIRAIRAVDSGLPLVCLAGSPLVEWAEAAGLRAVPEAFADRAYEPNGALVSRREAGAVIHDPEQVAERMVRLAREGVIEARDGTEVAVPAASICVHGDSPGAVEIAATVRTALLDAGEELAPFTVGRQMHRSES; encoded by the coding sequence ATGAGCATCGATCTGAACAGCGATCTCGGCGAGCACTTCGGTGCCTGGACGCTCGGCGACGACGCCGCGATGCTGGAGATCGTCACCAGTGCGAACGTCGCCTGCGGGTTCCACGCGGGGGATCCCCGCTCGATCCTGGAGACGCTTCGCGGCGCTGTCGAGCGCGGGGTGGCCGTGGGTGCGCACGTTGCGTACCCCGATCTCGTCGGCTTCGGCCGCAGGCCCATGGACGTGAGCGACGCCGAGCTCGAGGCCGATGTGATCTATCAGATCGGCGCGCTTCAGGCGCTCGCGAGGGTCGCCGGTACCGAGGTCTCCTACGTGAAGCCGCACGGAGCGCTGTACAACACCATCGCGCGGGATGAGCGTCAGGCAGCAGCGGTCATCCGTGCGATCCGCGCTGTCGACTCCGGCCTGCCGCTCGTGTGTCTCGCCGGCTCGCCGCTGGTCGAGTGGGCGGAGGCCGCCGGGCTCCGGGCCGTGCCTGAGGCCTTCGCGGATCGGGCATATGAGCCGAACGGGGCCCTCGTCTCGCGGCGGGAGGCCGGCGCGGTGATCCATGATCCCGAGCAGGTGGCGGAGCGTATGGTCCGCTTGGCGCGCGAGGGAGTGATCGAGGCGAGGGACGGGACGGAGGTCGCCGTTCCCGCCGCATCGATCTGCGTGCACGGCGACAGTCCGGGGGCGGTCGAGATCGCTGCCACCGTCCGCACCGCACTGCTCGATGCCGGGGAGGAGCTCGCTCCGTTCACGGTCGGTCGTCAGATGCATCGGAGCGAATCTTGA